The following is a genomic window from Bacteroides acidifaciens.
GGTATATTTTCAATTTCAATTATCGTGCTGACGGTGCTGACGTAATTGGTGATACGAACAGGTTCACTCCACTATGGTCTGCCGGGTTGCGTTACAATCTGCATAAAGAGAAGTTTTTTGCGAATCCTATCGTCAACGAATTGTCACTCCGGGCTTCCTATGGTTACACAGGAAATATTGACCGCTCCGCTTATCCGTTCTCTACCATTTCTTTCGGTAATGTGATGTATATGGGCAATCGTTTTGCTACGGGATTTACCTATCCTAATCCAACTGTCGGTTGGGAGAAGAAGAAAGACCGCAACATCGGTCTGGATATGTCGTTGCTCAATAGTCGTGTGAACATTACTCTAGACTATTATTTCAATGAAACGGAAGATATTCTTGAGGATTTGGAAATTCCCGCTTCTACCGGACGGACTACGGTGAAAGCTAATGGTGGTATTGTTGAAAACAAGGGATTGGAATTTTATACTAACATTAAATGGGTGAATAATAATGACTGGACTTTTAGTACCGCTTTCAACATTGCCCGAAACAAAAATGTGATAAAGAAATCATTCTATGATTATGATTCTTATCAAGATGCCATTAAATCAAATGTCAGTATGGGTGGGGTTATTAATATTATCGGGCAAGAAACCGGAAGTATTTATGGTTGGAAGGTGGCAGGCGTAAATCCGCAAACCGGTAATCCACAATATTATCTCACCGAAGCCGGTAAAAGGGCGTATGGGGCATTCCTTGATAAATGGGATTCCTACAGTGAGGAGCAGAAGAAACAGTATTTGGCTATGATCGGCTCTCCCAATGGTATTCCGGATGTAGTGGACTTTGTGCGGGACAGTGATAAGAAAATGGGGTATCAGATGCCTTCCATGCAATATCTCGGTCGTTCGAATCCGAAGTTTGTTGGTGGTTTCAACACTTACTTGAGATATAAAGGTTTGGAATTCACGACCTCGTGGACTTTCAAAACCGGACATATTGTTCCCAACTTCAACGATTATCAGAATGCGCCGAATAACGAAGCCAGTTCGGCGAGAGCGGCACTCGGATATTCTTCCGATCTGAAAGTGTCTGCTACCAATCGTGAAAAGCGGTATTTGTATTACTGGCAATTCCCAGGTGACCGTACCGACATCCCGAAATTTACCACTTCGGACAATGATTACTGGGCTTCGTTGTGCACTTCCGACAAATATTCGAAAGGAGACTATCTCCGTCTGACTAATCTCTCGTTGAGTTACCGCTTCCCTTCACGGCTTATCAAGCAGTGGGCGGGTATGCAAAACTTGTCTTTAGGATTCAACGCCCGTAATCTGGTGACGTTTACCAAATATAGAGGGTTGGATGTCGGTACCGGAAATGCGTTCTCTTATCCCGTTGCCCGCGAATTTAATTTTAAACTAACTGTCGGATTCTAAAAACAAGGAGAATTATGAAGAAAATAAGTATATTAGTTGGAAGTCTGTTATGCATTCTGACAACATCGTGTGACAAGTTTCTCGAACTTACGCCGCGTGATCAAAAGGTAGTCAGTACGATAGAAGATTATCGGGATATAATGGCAAGTTTCATGTATTATCTGAAAACACCGGATATGCCCCGACAGGAAAGAATTTTCGGTATAGATATCTTTACAGTACCTTTTCATTCGGAAGTTCATGGTAATCTTGCCGTTTACACCGGAGAGGTGAATATCAATACAGGTTCTTCCCAATATTATGATAAGAAAGCCGGTGATTATACACAAACGGGGAAGAGTATGCAGACCTGGCTGATGAGTAACGAAGAGGCCTGGCGGCAGTATTATAATTTTTTAGGTCCTATAAACCTCATTATTTCAGATATCAGTACGGCAGAAGGGGATAATGAACATTTACGTAATTATGTGAAAGGCGAGGCACTTGTATGGAGGGCTTACACTTATTTTAAATTGCTGCAATATTATGCTCCTTACAAGGATAACAATTATGGAATTCCTGTTTATCTGACTCCTCAAATGGAGATAGGTACTACTATGCCGTCACGTGAGACGCAGCAAACTGTTTTCGGGCAAATATTTGCTGATTGTAACACTGCATTCGATTTGTTAGAGCAGACACCGACGAATGAGTGGAATTTTATATGGCGGAAAGATTTTATTCATGCCATGCTGGCAAGTGTCTATACATGGAAAGCGATGTCCGGTGCGGCAGAACCTTCCGATTGGGAGGATGCAGCAAGACATGCTGTGGAAGCCATGAAAGGACGGTCGTTGACGCATTCTGCGGAAACTCTGAAACGGGTATTCGACTGTTCGACGGCAGCATATACTGTAGAATTGACGAACGACGAATTCTTCGTGAGAATAATGGACGGAGAATATACCAATGTCTGTGATTTGTATAGTACCTAT
Proteins encoded in this region:
- a CDS encoding RagB/SusD family nutrient uptake outer membrane protein; the encoded protein is MKKISILVGSLLCILTTSCDKFLELTPRDQKVVSTIEDYRDIMASFMYYLKTPDMPRQERIFGIDIFTVPFHSEVHGNLAVYTGEVNINTGSSQYYDKKAGDYTQTGKSMQTWLMSNEEAWRQYYNFLGPINLIISDISTAEGDNEHLRNYVKGEALVWRAYTYFKLLQYYAPYKDNNYGIPVYLTPQMEIGTTMPSRETQQTVFGQIFADCNTAFDLLEQTPTNEWNFIWRKDFIHAMLASVYTWKAMSGAAEPSDWEDAARHAVEAMKGRSLTHSAETLKRVFDCSTAAYTVELTNDEFFVRIMDGEYTNVCDLYSTYLQDNVSDGRITAAYASFFTDSDIRKSVWFKNGMYNNKYNMMGENGKCRGCLVPFRLAEMCLIKAEALCRQGKDGEARNVLTDFYNARYTSVPEVPSGHEALLSAILDERNREFYQEGDFRWLDMKRLGIRMERTISGERHVLAPDDFRYSFPIPAREMKLNKNMVQNPGWEKIIIY